A genomic stretch from Corynebacterium terpenotabidum Y-11 includes:
- a CDS encoding LLM class flavin-dependent oxidoreductase, which yields MRFSLFIHMERWDDSISHEEHWNNLVELVQMAEAGGFGTVWTGEHHSMEYTVAPNPMVSLAALAGKTSTIRLGAGTIIAPFWSPVRAAGETALLDVISGGRAEIGVARGAYQFEFDRMAGGMSAKDGGSYLREIIPAMKKLWEGDYAHDGEHWSFPTSTSVPKPIQKPGPTVWVAARTPETHEFAVANGCNVQVTPLMKDDAEVRDLKDKFDAAVAAAAQNPDAVTGHTPEIMCLRHTFVHSADDPEGWRPGAEAVSRYYRTFSSWAFGKKTPENGFLDPQPLSSVAERPEFDLDSLHRSAMIGTPEEVTARLKTYEDMGYDEYSYWIDNSMTFEEKKASLQLFIDQVVPNFS from the coding sequence ATGCGTTTCTCCCTTTTCATCCACATGGAGCGCTGGGATGACTCCATCTCCCACGAGGAGCACTGGAACAACCTCGTCGAGCTCGTCCAGATGGCCGAGGCCGGTGGGTTCGGCACCGTCTGGACCGGCGAGCACCACTCCATGGAGTACACCGTCGCCCCCAACCCGATGGTCTCGCTGGCCGCCCTGGCCGGGAAGACGAGCACCATCCGACTCGGCGCGGGCACCATCATCGCCCCGTTCTGGAGCCCGGTCCGTGCCGCCGGCGAGACCGCTCTGCTGGACGTCATCTCCGGGGGACGCGCCGAGATCGGTGTGGCCCGCGGTGCGTACCAGTTCGAGTTCGACCGGATGGCCGGCGGCATGTCCGCCAAGGACGGTGGCTCCTACCTGCGTGAAATCATCCCCGCGATGAAGAAGCTGTGGGAGGGCGACTACGCCCACGACGGTGAGCACTGGTCCTTCCCGACCTCCACCTCGGTGCCGAAGCCGATCCAGAAGCCCGGCCCGACGGTCTGGGTCGCCGCCCGGACCCCGGAGACCCACGAGTTCGCCGTGGCCAACGGCTGCAATGTGCAGGTCACGCCGTTGATGAAGGATGACGCCGAGGTCCGTGACCTCAAGGACAAGTTCGACGCTGCGGTCGCTGCCGCCGCGCAGAACCCGGACGCGGTGACCGGGCACACCCCGGAGATCATGTGCCTGCGCCACACCTTCGTCCACTCCGCCGACGATCCCGAGGGCTGGCGTCCCGGTGCGGAGGCTGTGAGCCGCTACTACCGCACCTTCTCTTCCTGGGCCTTCGGGAAGAAGACCCCGGAGAACGGCTTCCTCGACCCGCAGCCGCTGTCGAGCGTGGCGGAGCGCCCGGAGTTCGACCTGGATTCGCTGCACCGCTCGGCGATGATCGGTACTCCGGAGGAGGTCACCGCACGGCTGAAGACCTACGAGGACATGGGTTATGACGAGTACTCCTACTGGATCGACAACTCGATGACCTTCGAGGAGAAGAAGGCCTCGCTGCAGCTGTTCATCGACCAGGTCGTGCCGAACTTCTCCTAG
- a CDS encoding tautomerase family protein, whose protein sequence is MPLIDVSIAAGRSPEQLRALIDGLHKVAEQTVDAAPENITVIVREVPHELWSRTNTTIAERNASAAKEQ, encoded by the coding sequence ATGCCGCTCATCGACGTCTCCATCGCTGCAGGACGCAGCCCCGAGCAGCTTCGGGCCCTCATCGACGGTCTCCACAAGGTCGCCGAACAGACCGTGGACGCCGCGCCCGAGAACATCACCGTCATTGTCCGCGAAGTACCGCACGAGCTGTGGTCACGCACCAACACCACCATCGCCGAGCGCAACGCCTCGGCAGCAAAGGAGCAGTAA
- a CDS encoding aldehyde dehydrogenase: MTTTERCDHFINGEHRAPSNGEYFASTNPATLETLYQVARGTAADVDAAVDAAAQAFRNPAWAGLTATQRGKLLRRFGDLIGEYGDELALYESLDNGKLLREMRGQLKNVPEYLYYYGGLADKIQGSQIPASSLSIINVTMREPLGVVGAITPWNSPITLTISKLAPALAAGNTLVIKPSEYTSRTILRLAEIASEAGFPDGVVNVVTGYGAEAGAALVEDLRLAKISFTGSTATGSGIAQSAARRFIGCTLELGGKSPNIVFEDADVDNAAMGVIAGVFAAAGQTCIAGSRVLAHRSVYDELLEKVSVRAATIKIGNPLEDDTELGPLAFEDQLNKVKSYIDLGQSEGANIHYGGQRPDVDLPGYFLQPTVLTDATNDMRVCQEEIFGPVTAVIPFDTEEEALRIANDTEYGLAAGVWTSNLQRAMRMSQRLEAGTVWINTYRAMSPMSPRQGFKKSGVGIEHGIESMYEYTRLKSIWINTDEGPVADPFVMR, encoded by the coding sequence ATGACCACCACTGAGCGTTGTGACCACTTCATCAACGGCGAACACCGCGCCCCCTCCAACGGGGAGTACTTCGCCTCCACCAACCCTGCCACCCTCGAGACCCTGTACCAGGTCGCCCGGGGTACCGCCGCCGATGTCGATGCCGCCGTCGACGCCGCCGCGCAGGCCTTCCGCAACCCGGCCTGGGCCGGGCTCACTGCCACCCAGCGCGGCAAACTGCTCCGACGCTTCGGTGACCTCATCGGCGAATACGGCGATGAACTGGCCCTCTACGAGAGCCTCGACAACGGCAAGCTGCTGCGCGAGATGCGCGGCCAGCTCAAGAACGTGCCGGAGTACCTCTACTACTACGGCGGCCTCGCCGACAAGATCCAGGGATCGCAGATCCCGGCGTCCTCCCTGTCGATCATCAACGTCACCATGCGGGAACCGCTCGGCGTGGTCGGCGCGATCACCCCGTGGAACTCGCCGATCACCCTGACCATCTCGAAGCTCGCCCCCGCGCTTGCCGCCGGAAACACCCTGGTCATCAAGCCGTCCGAATACACCTCGCGCACGATCCTCCGGCTCGCCGAGATCGCGTCCGAGGCCGGTTTCCCCGACGGCGTGGTCAACGTCGTCACCGGCTACGGCGCCGAGGCGGGTGCCGCCCTGGTCGAGGATCTGCGCCTGGCGAAGATCTCCTTCACCGGGTCCACCGCTACCGGCTCCGGTATCGCCCAGTCCGCCGCCCGCCGCTTCATCGGCTGCACCCTGGAGCTCGGCGGGAAGTCCCCGAACATCGTCTTCGAGGACGCCGACGTCGACAACGCCGCGATGGGCGTCATCGCCGGAGTCTTCGCCGCCGCCGGTCAGACCTGCATCGCCGGCTCGCGTGTGCTGGCCCACCGCTCGGTCTACGACGAACTGCTGGAGAAGGTCTCGGTCCGGGCCGCGACGATCAAGATCGGTAACCCGCTCGAGGATGACACCGAGCTCGGCCCGCTCGCCTTCGAGGACCAGCTGAACAAGGTGAAGAGCTACATCGACCTCGGCCAGTCCGAGGGCGCGAACATCCACTACGGCGGTCAGCGTCCTGACGTGGACCTGCCCGGCTACTTCCTGCAGCCCACCGTGTTGACCGACGCCACCAACGACATGCGCGTCTGCCAGGAGGAGATCTTCGGGCCGGTCACCGCCGTCATCCCCTTCGACACGGAAGAGGAGGCGCTGCGGATCGCGAACGACACCGAATACGGTCTCGCCGCCGGCGTGTGGACCTCGAACCTGCAGCGGGCAATGCGGATGTCGCAGCGTCTGGAAGCGGGCACGGTGTGGATCAACACCTACCGGGCGATGTCGCCGATGTCCCCGCGGCAGGGCTTCAAGAAGTCCGGTGTGGGCATCGAGCACGGCATCGAGTCGATGTACGAGTACACCCGGCTGAAGTCGATCTGGATCAACACCGACGAAGGTCCCGTCGCCGACCCCTTCGTGATGCGGTAG
- a CDS encoding alpha/beta fold hydrolase translates to MSVESAPIVLLHGVGLDRTIWDAVVADLGTTAPGHPVTALDLPGHGRQPRLTEPVELADLAADLLDRMPSEPVHLVGFSVGALIAQYIAVHHPDRVLTLTCVNSVCARTPEEAASVRARLETAGDDFALGAERAVDRWFPEDAGIPGAAVLRDRTRRILLANDIPSYLHVYRVFATGDAELADELHRIRVPVLAVTGSDDPGSTPEMSYRIAERIPGAHVHIIDGARHMVPDTHPELLSALIAELATTIESTGTTGRSQSHDHH, encoded by the coding sequence ATGTCTGTGGAGAGCGCACCGATCGTGCTGCTGCACGGCGTCGGTTTGGACCGGACGATCTGGGACGCGGTCGTCGCCGACCTCGGTACCACCGCCCCCGGGCATCCGGTGACGGCCCTGGACCTGCCGGGTCACGGGAGGCAGCCTCGGCTGACCGAACCGGTGGAGCTGGCGGATCTTGCCGCCGACCTGCTGGACCGGATGCCGTCTGAGCCGGTGCACCTGGTGGGCTTCTCCGTCGGTGCGCTCATCGCGCAGTACATCGCCGTGCACCATCCTGACCGCGTCCTCACGCTCACCTGCGTGAACTCGGTCTGTGCCCGGACCCCGGAGGAGGCCGCGTCCGTCCGGGCACGACTGGAGACCGCCGGCGATGACTTCGCCCTCGGCGCCGAGCGTGCCGTGGACCGCTGGTTCCCGGAGGATGCCGGGATCCCCGGTGCCGCCGTCCTGCGTGACCGCACCCGCCGCATCCTGCTGGCCAACGACATTCCCTCCTACCTGCACGTCTACCGGGTCTTCGCCACCGGGGACGCCGAACTCGCCGACGAGCTGCACCGGATCCGCGTTCCGGTGCTCGCCGTCACCGGATCCGATGACCCGGGGTCCACCCCGGAGATGTCGTACCGGATCGCCGAACGGATCCCCGGTGCCCACGTCCACATCATCGACGGTGCCCGGCACATGGTGCCGGACACCCACCCTGAACTGCTCAGCGCCCTGATCGCCGAGCTCGCCACCACCATCGAGTCCACCGGAACTACCGGAAGGAGCCAGAGCCATGACCACCACTGA
- a CDS encoding amino acid synthesis family protein encodes MALELRKLTTTVDEIFTEGGREVTPPKRVVVVAAVIRNPWAGQGFVEDLAPGIDATASDLGALLAPRVMEALGGPLEAFGKAAIVGTDGEIEHGSALIHTLKFGNHFRDAANASTLLPAVEKRGVSGAPFDMPLKHFTDATIRSHHQTVECRVADAPHADEIVIALGGTASGRPQERLASFNAAEK; translated from the coding sequence ATGGCACTTGAACTGCGCAAACTCACCACCACCGTCGACGAAATCTTCACCGAAGGCGGACGCGAGGTCACCCCGCCCAAGCGCGTCGTGGTCGTCGCCGCGGTCATCCGCAACCCGTGGGCCGGCCAGGGCTTCGTTGAGGACCTCGCCCCGGGAATCGACGCCACCGCCTCCGACCTCGGTGCCCTGCTCGCCCCGCGGGTGATGGAGGCCCTCGGCGGCCCCCTGGAGGCCTTCGGCAAGGCCGCGATCGTCGGCACGGACGGCGAGATCGAGCACGGCTCCGCCCTCATCCACACCCTGAAGTTCGGCAACCACTTCCGGGACGCCGCCAACGCGTCGACCCTGCTGCCCGCCGTCGAGAAGCGCGGCGTCTCCGGCGCCCCCTTCGACATGCCGCTGAAGCACTTCACGGACGCGACCATCCGGTCCCACCACCAGACGGTGGAGTGCCGGGTGGCGGATGCCCCGCACGCCGATGAGATTGTCATCGCCCTCGGCGGCACGGCCTCCGGTCGTCCGCAGGAGCGCCTGGCGTCCTTCAACGCGGCGGAGAAGTAG
- a CDS encoding amino acid synthesis family protein, translating to MTDRPTTFEELGASLGVRRVTLIHEEVFGEAGSVLDTPVHKAAAIAVVKNPWIVDGQSTGTDADLNDATQKIAPVIAKLLADRLLTALGGAENIEAFGKAALVGTSGELEHAGALIHTPYFGNLIREMLEGTSIICFTDGRVEPGTNVHVPMWHKTHAANRDHYQTIDVSLADAPHADEICVIAAASTGPRPFPRIGDRKTDIPVTTDILKGLL from the coding sequence ATGACAGACCGACCCACCACCTTCGAAGAGCTCGGCGCCAGCCTCGGCGTCCGACGTGTCACCCTCATCCACGAGGAGGTCTTCGGCGAGGCCGGGTCCGTCCTCGACACCCCGGTCCACAAGGCCGCGGCCATCGCCGTCGTGAAGAACCCCTGGATCGTCGACGGACAGAGCACCGGCACGGACGCCGACCTCAACGACGCCACCCAGAAGATCGCTCCGGTGATCGCCAAGTTGCTCGCCGACCGGCTGCTCACCGCGCTCGGCGGTGCGGAGAATATCGAGGCCTTCGGTAAAGCCGCTCTGGTCGGCACCTCCGGCGAACTGGAGCACGCCGGTGCGCTGATCCACACCCCGTACTTCGGCAACCTCATCCGCGAAATGCTCGAGGGCACCTCGATCATCTGCTTCACCGACGGCCGGGTCGAGCCGGGCACGAACGTCCACGTCCCGATGTGGCACAAGACCCACGCCGCGAACCGGGACCACTACCAGACCATCGACGTCTCGCTGGCCGATGCACCGCACGCCGACGAGATCTGCGTCATCGCTGCAGCGTCCACCGGCCCCCGCCCGTTCCCCCGCATCGGTGACCGGAAAACCGACATCCCGGTCACCACCGACATCCTGAAAGGACTTCTCTGA
- a CDS encoding GntR family transcriptional regulator — translation MQETSTETTSGVTLIDQIRSRIISGELAPGELIPETALAEEFHVSRTPVREAFKVLQMEGLVHIRPRVGTYVHEPTRREIVEMFQIKESLEGLAASLLARRGAVPELEVLQRNIDESDAAAAAGDAARYAELVGEFHWTLVRGADNDKLTETYAWLMNQLAYDRLVNSTVADPKRLTASDREHHRVLEAIRDKDPYGAEMAMRDHVHASSRAALHRIFGDAGPRPAPGDPATGTTTDHTEEK, via the coding sequence ATGCAAGAGACATCGACTGAGACCACGTCGGGAGTCACCCTGATCGATCAGATCAGGTCCCGCATCATCTCCGGTGAGCTCGCCCCCGGGGAGCTCATCCCCGAGACCGCACTGGCCGAGGAGTTCCACGTCAGTCGGACCCCCGTCCGCGAGGCCTTCAAGGTCCTCCAGATGGAGGGCCTCGTCCACATCCGTCCCCGCGTCGGCACCTACGTCCACGAGCCGACGCGCCGGGAGATCGTCGAGATGTTCCAGATCAAGGAGAGCCTCGAAGGCCTCGCCGCATCCCTCCTGGCCCGCCGCGGTGCGGTCCCCGAACTCGAGGTGCTGCAGCGCAACATCGACGAGTCGGACGCCGCGGCCGCCGCCGGGGACGCCGCCCGCTACGCCGAGCTGGTCGGCGAATTCCACTGGACGCTCGTGCGCGGCGCGGACAACGACAAGCTCACCGAGACCTACGCCTGGCTGATGAACCAGCTGGCCTACGACCGACTGGTGAACAGCACCGTCGCCGACCCGAAACGGCTCACCGCCTCCGACCGGGAGCATCACCGGGTACTGGAGGCGATCCGGGACAAGGACCCCTACGGCGCCGAGATGGCGATGAGGGACCACGTCCACGCCTCCAGTCGAGCGGCGCTGCACCGGATCTTCGGTGACGCAGGCCCCCGCCCGGCCCCCGGAGATCCCGCCACCGGCACCACGACAGACCACACAGAGGAGAAGTAA